Proteins from one Triticum aestivum cultivar Chinese Spring chromosome 7A, IWGSC CS RefSeq v2.1, whole genome shotgun sequence genomic window:
- the LOC123148946 gene encoding tRNA (guanine-N(7)-)-methyltransferase, whose translation MTRTSGANGGGQQGSGKLPRKRFYRARAHSNPLSDSHFPIPISPDDVDLSQHYPRYFPADKGEHGDGDGDAEAPRIRFADVGCGFGGLLVGLSPLFPDKLMIGMELRDKVTEYVKERVLALRASNPGQYDNISVVRTNSMKYIPNYFGKAQLSKMFFLFPDPHFKEKNHRRRVISMHLLDEYAYVMEAGGIIYTITDVEELGIWMRTCLEKHPLFGAVPEEEIKVDPVVKLLSSATEEGQKVARNGGQTFQAIFRRISLQEE comes from the exons ATGACGAGAACCAGCGGCGCGAACGGCGGCGGGCAGCAGGGGTCCGGGAAGCTCCCGCGGAAGCGCTTCTACCGGGCGCGCGCGCACAGCAACCCGCTCAGCGACTCGCACTTCCCGATCCCGATATCGCCCGACGACGTCGACCTCTCGCAGCACTACCCGCGCTACTTCCCGGCCGACAAGGGCGAGCACGGTGATGGGGACGGGGACGCGGAGGCGCCCCGGATCCGCTTCGCTGACGTCGGGTGCGGGTTTGGTGGGCTGCTCGTCGGGCTCTCGCCGCTCTTCCCCGACAAGCTCATGATTGGCATGGAGCTCAGGGACAAG GTGACTGAGTATGTCAAAGAGAGGGTTCTGGCTTTGAGAGCATCAAATCCAGGACAATATGACAACATATCCGTTGTGCGCACCAATTCAATGAAATACATTCCTAACTACTTTGGAAAGGCTCAGCTCTCCAAAATGTTCTTCCTGTTCCCTGATCCTCACTTCAAGGAGAAGAATCACCGGAGGAGGGTGATTAGCATGCATTTGCTCGATGAATATGCTTACGTGATGGAAGCGGGAGGAATCATATACACTATTACTGATGTAGAGGAGCTTGGTATATGGATGCGCACATGTCTGGAGAAACACCCACTCTTCGGAGCTGTTCCAGAGGAAGAGATAAAAGTCGATCCAGTTGTGAAGCTACTGTCTAGTGCCACCGAAGAAGGCCAGAAGGTCGCGAGGAATGGAGGGCA